From the Deltaproteobacteria bacterium genome, one window contains:
- a CDS encoding winged helix-turn-helix transcriptional regulator — MPRQKKELSDAALEMIAERFRLLAEPMRLKILHSLWDGELTVGEIVASTGALQANVSKHLGILQLAGIVRRRKDGLNVYYAIADDTVFALCEVVCNSLHDRLAAQIDEIAPPSVQRRRAR; from the coding sequence ATGCCACGCCAGAAAAAAGAGCTATCCGACGCTGCGCTTGAGATGATCGCCGAGCGTTTTCGGCTGCTTGCCGAACCGATGCGTCTCAAGATTCTCCACTCCCTGTGGGACGGCGAGCTGACGGTCGGTGAGATTGTCGCCTCGACAGGTGCGTTGCAAGCGAATGTGTCAAAACACTTAGGGATCCTGCAACTCGCTGGTATCGTTCGTCGCCGTAAAGATGGACTCAATGTGTATTACGCCATAGCGGATGACACGGTCTTTGCCTTATGTGAGGTTGTCTGTAACAGCCTGCATGATAGATTGGCTGCCCAGATTGATGAGATCGC